The Desmodus rotundus isolate HL8 chromosome 3, HLdesRot8A.1, whole genome shotgun sequence genome includes a region encoding these proteins:
- the POU3F1 gene encoding POU domain, class 3, transcription factor 1 translates to MATTAQYLPRGPGGGAGGTGPLMHPDAAAAAAAAAAAERLHAGAAYREVQKLMHHEWLGAGAGHPVGLAHPQWLPTGGGGGGDWAGGPHLEHGKAGGGGTGRADDGGGGGFHARLVHQGAAHAGAAWAQGGTAHHLGPAMSPSPGAGGGHQPQPLGLYAQAAYPGGGGSGLAGMLAAGGGGAGPGLHHALHEDGHEAQLEPSPPPHLGAHGHAHGHAHAGGLHAAAAHLHPGAGGGGSSVGEHSDEDAPSSDDLEQFAKQFKQRRIKLGFTQADVGLALGTLYGNVFSQTTICRFEALQLSFKNMCKLKPLLNKWLEETDSSSGSPTNLDKIAAQGRKRKKRTSIEVGVKGALESHFLKCPKPSAHEITGLADSLQLEKEVVRVWFCNRRQKEKRMTPAAGAGHPPMDDVYAPGELGPGGGSASPPSAPPPPPSAALHHHHHHTLPGSVQ, encoded by the coding sequence ATGGCCACCACCGCGCAGTACCTGCCGCGGGGCCCTGGCGGCGGAGCCGGGGGCACGGGACCGCTCATGCACCCAGACgcagcggcagcagcggcagcagcggccGCCGCCGAGCGGCTGCACGCAGGGGCCGCGTACCGCGAAGTGCAGAAGCTGATGCACCACGAGTGGCTGGGCGCGGGCGCGGGCCACCCCGTGGGCCTAGCGCACCCCCAGTGGCTACCCACAGGAGGAGGCGGCGGTGGCGACTGGGCTGGCGGCCCACACCTGGAACACGGCAAGGCAGGAGGCGGAGGCACTGGTCGAGCCGACGACGGCGGCGGTGGCGGTTTCCACGCACGACTGGTGCACCAGGGGGCGGCCCACGCGGGCGCAGCATGGGCGCAGGGCGGAACGGCGCACCACTTGGGTCCGGCGATGTCGCCGTCTCCAGGGGCCGGCGGGGGCCACCAGCCCCAGCCACTCGGGCTGTACGCTCAAGCGGCCTACCCGGGGGGCGGCGGCAGCGGCCTGGCCGGGATGCTGGCGGCAGGCGGCGGTGGCGCGGGGCCGGGCCTGCACCATGCGCTGCATGAGGACGGCCACGAGGCACAGCTGGAGCCGTCGCCTCCACCGCATCTGGGTGCCCACGGACACGCACACGGACATGCACACGCCGGCGGCCTGCACGCGGCAGCAGCGCACCTGCACCCAGGCGCTGGCGGTGGTGGCTCGTCAGTGGGCGAGCACTCGGACGAGGACGCGCCCAGCTCCGACGACCTGGAGCAGTTCGCCAAGCAATTCAAGCAGCGGCGCATCAAGCTGGGCTTCACGCAGGCCGACGTGGGGCTGGCACTGGGCACGCTGTACGGTAACGTGTTCTCGCAGACCACCATCTGCCGCTTCGAGGCCCTGCAGCTGAGCTTCAAAAACATGTGCAAGCTCAAGCCGCTGCTCAACAAGTGGCTGGAGGAGACCGACTCGTCCAGCGGCAGCCCCACCAACCTGGACAAAATCGCGGCTCAGGGCCGCAAGCGCAAGAAGCGCACATCCATCGAGGTGGGAGTCAAAGGCGCGCTCGAGAGCCACTTTCTCAAGTGCCCCAAGCCCTCGGCGCACGAGATCACTGGCCTGGCCGACAGCCTGCAGCTGGAAAAGGAGGTGGTGCGTGTCTGGTTCTGCAACCGGCGACAGAAGGAGAAGCGCATGACCCCCGCGGCCGGCGCGGGCCACCCACCCATGGACGACGTTTACGCACCCGGAGAGCTGGGGCCGGGCGGGGGCAGTGCGTCGCCGCCCTCCGCGCCCCCGCCTCCCCCGTCGGCGGCgctgcaccaccaccaccatcacacaCTGCCCGGCTCAGTGCAGTGA